A single region of the Thermodesulfobacteriota bacterium genome encodes:
- a CDS encoding alpha/beta fold hydrolase: MDTLQEKFSRLDRPEILQYIFHPRKDYSDHAPEGIIEHFIPVDGGVQIGARMHLSVPDAPHILFFHGNGEIAGDYDDIGPVYNRCGFSFIAVDFRGYGKSTGEPTAGSMLRDAHAVYADIKRFLKESNRTGPLVLMGRSLGSVSAIELAASYNDEIAALILDSAFASTVALLGRIGAPGSDLGISEEDGLINVKNIVKVTKPTLIIHGQRDALIPLTDIEVLMSYAGAKKRQLIVVPGADHNDIITRCGEAYFQTIQDFVIGRKRTYFRDLKKT, from the coding sequence ATGGACACCTTACAGGAGAAATTTTCCAGGCTGGACCGGCCTGAGATCTTGCAGTACATATTTCACCCCCGCAAGGATTATTCAGACCATGCGCCGGAAGGTATTATAGAACATTTCATCCCTGTGGATGGAGGCGTACAGATCGGCGCGCGTATGCATCTCTCCGTTCCCGATGCCCCCCATATCCTTTTCTTTCATGGCAATGGCGAGATAGCCGGCGACTATGATGACATTGGGCCTGTATACAATCGCTGCGGCTTTAGTTTTATCGCCGTTGATTTTCGTGGATATGGAAAGAGCACGGGTGAGCCTACGGCCGGCTCCATGCTCCGTGACGCCCATGCTGTATATGCGGATATTAAACGGTTTCTAAAGGAAAGCAACCGAACCGGCCCGCTTGTATTGATGGGACGTTCCCTGGGCAGCGTATCCGCCATTGAACTGGCAGCGTCTTATAACGATGAGATTGCCGCTCTTATCCTGGACAGCGCCTTTGCCAGTACGGTTGCCCTTCTGGGGCGTATCGGTGCTCCAGGTTCCGATCTGGGGATATCAGAAGAAGACGGCCTCATTAACGTCAAAAACATAGTCAAGGTCACAAAGCCCACACTTATTATCCACGGTCAACGCGATGCCCTCATCCCTTTAACCGACATAGAGGTGCTTATGTCTTACGCCGGCGCCAAGAAGAGGCAGCTCATCGTGGTGCCGGGCGCAGACCACAATGATATTATAACCAGGTGCGGCGAGGCTTACTTCCAGACCATTCAGGACTTTGTCATCGGGCGGAAACGAACGTATTTTCGTGACCTAAAAAAAACTTGA